One window of Mus caroli chromosome 11, CAROLI_EIJ_v1.1, whole genome shotgun sequence genomic DNA carries:
- the Gast gene encoding gastrin, with translation MPRLCVYMLVLVLALATFSEASWKPRSQLQDASSGPGTNEDLEQHQLNKLGSASHHRRQLGPQGPQYFIADLSKKQRPRMEEEEEAYGWMDFGRRSAEEEGQ, from the exons ATGCCTCgactgtgtgtatacatgctgGTCTTAGTGCTGGCTCTAGCTACCTTCTCGGAAGCTTCTTGGAAGCCCCGCTCCCAGCTACAGGATGCATCGTCTGGACCAGGGACCAATGAGGACCTGGAACAGCACCAGCTCAACAAGCTGGGCTCAGCCTCTCACCATCGAAGGCAGCTGGGGCCCCAGGGTCCTCAATACTTCATAGCAG ACCTGTCCAAGAAGCAGAGGCCaagaatggaggaagaagaagaggccTACGGATGGATGGACTTTGGCCGCCGCAGTGCTGAGGAAGAAGGCCAGTAG
- the Hap1 gene encoding huntingtin-associated protein 1 isoform X2: protein MRPKEQVQSGAGDGTGSGDPAAGTPTTQPAVGPAPEPSAEPKPAPAQGTGSGQKSGSRTKTGSFCRSMIIGDSDAPWTRYVFQGPYGPRATGLGTGKAEGIWKTPAAYIGRRPGVSGPERAAFIRELQEALCPNPPPTKKITEDDVKVMLYLLEEKERDLNTAARIGQSLVKQNSILMEENNKLETMLGSAREEILHLRKQVNLRDDLLQLYSDSDDDDDEEDEEDEEEVEEEEREGQRDQDQQHDHPYGAPKPPPKAETAHRCPQLEALQQKLRLLEEENDHLREEASHLDNLEDEEQMLILECVEQFSEASQQMAELSEVLVLRLEGYERQQKEITQLQAEITKLQQRCQSYGAQTEKLQQMLASEKGIHSESLRAGSYMQDYGSRPRDRQEDGKSHRQRSSMSAGSVTHYGYSVPLDALPSFPETLAEELRTSLRKFITDPAYFMEREGRKKEQRVMPPPPAQDPKPPEDFEAPEELVPEEELGAIEEVGTAEDGQAEETEQASEETEAWEEVEPEVDETTRMNVVVSALEASGLGPSHLDMKYVLQQLSNWQDAHSKRQQKQKVVPKDSPVQQQQTNMGGGILEPQPRVPTQDSQRLEEERATHSPSAREEEGPSGAT, encoded by the exons ATGCGCCCGAAAGAGCAGGTGCAGAGCGGTGCGGGAGACGGGACGGGGTCGGGGGACCCAGCAGCAGGCACCCCCACGACCCAGCCTGCAGTGGGTCCCGCTCCGGAGCCCTCAGCGGAGCCCAAACCTGCTCCAGCGCAGGGAACCGGGTCCGGACAGAAATCAGGATCCCGAACCAAGACAGGAAGCTTTTGTCGGTCCATGATCATTGGTGATTCGGACGCACCGTGGACCCGCTACGTATTCCAGGGGCCTTACGGTCCCCGGGCCACTGGCCTGGGCACTGGAAAGGCCGAGGGAATCTGGAAGACACCAGCCGCGTACATTGGCCGGAGGCCCGGCGTGTCCGGCCCTGAGCGTGCGGCGTTTATTCGAGAGCTGCAGGAAG CGCTGTGTCCTAATCCACCACCCACGAAGAAGATCACCGAAGATGATGTCAAAGTGATGTTGTATTTGCTGGAAGAG AAAGAACGGGACCTGAACACAGCCGCCCGGATTGGCCAGTCCCTGGTGAAACAGAACAGTATCTTGATGGAGGAGAATAATAAGCTGGAAACCATGCTGGGCTCAGCCCGGGAGGAG ATTTTACATCTCCGGAAGCAGGTGAACCTGCGAGATGACCTTCTTCAGCTCTACTCAGACtctgatgacgatgatgatgaggaagatgaggaagacgAGGAAGAGGTCGAAGAGGAGGAACGAGAAGGACAGAGGGATCAAGACCAGCAGCACGATCACCCCTATGGTGCCCCCAAGCC ACCCCCTAAGGCTGAGACAGCGCACCGCTGCCCGCAGCTGGAAGCCCTGCAGCAGAAGCTGAGGCTTCTGGAGGAAGAGAATGACCACCTGCGAGAGGAG gCCTCCCACCTTGACAACCTGGAGGACGAAGAGCAAATGCTCATTCTGGAATGTGTGGAGCAGTTCT CTGAAGCCAGCCAGCAGATGGCAGAGCTCTCGGAAGTGCTGGTGTTGAGGCTGGAAGGCTAtgagaggcagcagaaagagatcACTCAGCTGCAGGCCGAGATCACCAAGCTACAACAGCGTTGTCAGTCT TATGGGGCTCAGACTGAGAAACTGCAGCAGATGCTGGCCTCAGAGAAGGGGATCCACTCAGAG AGCCTGCGAGCTGGCTCCTACATGCAGGATTATGGGAGCAGGCCTCGTGACCGCCAGGAAGATGGGAAGAGTCATCGCCAGCGCTCCTCCATGTCCGCAGGCTCTGTCACCCACTATGGATACAGTGTGCCTCTG GATGCACTTCCAAGTTTCCCAGAGACACTGGCTGAGGAGCTCCGAACATCTCTGAGGAAGTTCATCACTGACCCTGCGTATTTCATGGAGAG GGAGGGGCggaagaaggagcagagggtGATGCCACCCCCACCGGCTCAAGATCCCAAGCCACCTGAAGATTTCGAGGCTCCAGAGGAGTTGGTTcctgaggaggagctgggggcCATAGAAGAGGTGGGGACGGCTGAGGATGGGCAGGCGGAAGAGACCGAGCAGGCGTCTGAGGAGACCGAGGCCTGGGAGGAGGTGGAGCCGGAGGTGGACGAGACCACAAGGATGAATGTGGTGGTCTCCGCCCTGGAGGCCAGTGGCCTGGGCCCTTCCCACCTGGACATGAAGTATGTCCTCCAGCAACTGTCCAACTGGCAGGACGCCCACTCTAAGcggcagcagaagcagaaggtgGTCCCAAAAG ACTCCCCAGTCCAGCAGCAGCAAACAAACATGGGGGGCGGGATCCTGGAGCCGCAGCCCAGAGTGCCGACCCAGGACTctcagaggctggaggaggaaaGGGCCACTCACTCTCCCAGTGCCAGGGAGGAAGAGGGGCCTTCTGGGGCCACCTAG
- the Hap1 gene encoding huntingtin-associated protein 1 isoform X3, with amino-acid sequence MIIGDSDAPWTRYVFQGPYGPRATGLGTGKAEGIWKTPAAYIGRRPGVSGPERAAFIRELQEALCPNPPPTKKITEDDVKVMLYLLEEKERDLNTAARIGQSLVKQNSILMEENNKLETMLGSAREEILHLRKQVNLRDDLLQLYSDSDDDDDEEDEEDEEEVEEEEREGQRDQDQQHDHPYGAPKPPPKAETAHRCPQLEALQQKLRLLEEENDHLREEASHLDNLEDEEQMLILECVEQFSEASQQMAELSEVLVLRLEGYERQQKEITQLQAEITKLQQRCQSYGAQTEKLQQMLASEKGIHSESLRAGSYMQDYGSRPRDRQEDGKSHRQRSSMSAGSVTHYGYSVPLDALPSFPETLAEELRTSLRKFITDPAYFMERRDTHCREGRKKEQRVMPPPPAQDPKPPEDFEAPEELVPEEELGAIEEVGTAEDGQAEETEQASEETEAWEEVEPEVDETTRMNVVVSALEASGLGPSHLDMKYVLQQLSNWQDAHSKRQQKQKVVPKDSPVQQQQTNMGGGILEPQPRVPTQDSQRLEEERATHSPSAREEEGPSGAT; translated from the exons ATGATCATTGGTGATTCGGACGCACCGTGGACCCGCTACGTATTCCAGGGGCCTTACGGTCCCCGGGCCACTGGCCTGGGCACTGGAAAGGCCGAGGGAATCTGGAAGACACCAGCCGCGTACATTGGCCGGAGGCCCGGCGTGTCCGGCCCTGAGCGTGCGGCGTTTATTCGAGAGCTGCAGGAAG CGCTGTGTCCTAATCCACCACCCACGAAGAAGATCACCGAAGATGATGTCAAAGTGATGTTGTATTTGCTGGAAGAG AAAGAACGGGACCTGAACACAGCCGCCCGGATTGGCCAGTCCCTGGTGAAACAGAACAGTATCTTGATGGAGGAGAATAATAAGCTGGAAACCATGCTGGGCTCAGCCCGGGAGGAG ATTTTACATCTCCGGAAGCAGGTGAACCTGCGAGATGACCTTCTTCAGCTCTACTCAGACtctgatgacgatgatgatgaggaagatgaggaagacgAGGAAGAGGTCGAAGAGGAGGAACGAGAAGGACAGAGGGATCAAGACCAGCAGCACGATCACCCCTATGGTGCCCCCAAGCC ACCCCCTAAGGCTGAGACAGCGCACCGCTGCCCGCAGCTGGAAGCCCTGCAGCAGAAGCTGAGGCTTCTGGAGGAAGAGAATGACCACCTGCGAGAGGAG gCCTCCCACCTTGACAACCTGGAGGACGAAGAGCAAATGCTCATTCTGGAATGTGTGGAGCAGTTCT CTGAAGCCAGCCAGCAGATGGCAGAGCTCTCGGAAGTGCTGGTGTTGAGGCTGGAAGGCTAtgagaggcagcagaaagagatcACTCAGCTGCAGGCCGAGATCACCAAGCTACAACAGCGTTGTCAGTCT TATGGGGCTCAGACTGAGAAACTGCAGCAGATGCTGGCCTCAGAGAAGGGGATCCACTCAGAG AGCCTGCGAGCTGGCTCCTACATGCAGGATTATGGGAGCAGGCCTCGTGACCGCCAGGAAGATGGGAAGAGTCATCGCCAGCGCTCCTCCATGTCCGCAGGCTCTGTCACCCACTATGGATACAGTGTGCCTCTG GATGCACTTCCAAGTTTCCCAGAGACACTGGCTGAGGAGCTCCGAACATCTCTGAGGAAGTTCATCACTGACCCTGCGTATTTCATGGAGAG ACGTGACACTCACTGCAGGGAGGGGCggaagaaggagcagagggtGATGCCACCCCCACCGGCTCAAGATCCCAAGCCACCTGAAGATTTCGAGGCTCCAGAGGAGTTGGTTcctgaggaggagctgggggcCATAGAAGAGGTGGGGACGGCTGAGGATGGGCAGGCGGAAGAGACCGAGCAGGCGTCTGAGGAGACCGAGGCCTGGGAGGAGGTGGAGCCGGAGGTGGACGAGACCACAAGGATGAATGTGGTGGTCTCCGCCCTGGAGGCCAGTGGCCTGGGCCCTTCCCACCTGGACATGAAGTATGTCCTCCAGCAACTGTCCAACTGGCAGGACGCCCACTCTAAGcggcagcagaagcagaaggtgGTCCCAAAAG ACTCCCCAGTCCAGCAGCAGCAAACAAACATGGGGGGCGGGATCCTGGAGCCGCAGCCCAGAGTGCCGACCCAGGACTctcagaggctggaggaggaaaGGGCCACTCACTCTCCCAGTGCCAGGGAGGAAGAGGGGCCTTCTGGGGCCACCTAG
- the Hap1 gene encoding huntingtin-associated protein 1 isoform X1: MRPKEQVQSGAGDGTGSGDPAAGTPTTQPAVGPAPEPSAEPKPAPAQGTGSGQKSGSRTKTGSFCRSMIIGDSDAPWTRYVFQGPYGPRATGLGTGKAEGIWKTPAAYIGRRPGVSGPERAAFIRELQEALCPNPPPTKKITEDDVKVMLYLLEEKERDLNTAARIGQSLVKQNSILMEENNKLETMLGSAREEILHLRKQVNLRDDLLQLYSDSDDDDDEEDEEDEEEVEEEEREGQRDQDQQHDHPYGAPKPPPKAETAHRCPQLEALQQKLRLLEEENDHLREEASHLDNLEDEEQMLILECVEQFSEASQQMAELSEVLVLRLEGYERQQKEITQLQAEITKLQQRCQSYGAQTEKLQQMLASEKGIHSESLRAGSYMQDYGSRPRDRQEDGKSHRQRSSMSAGSVTHYGYSVPLDALPSFPETLAEELRTSLRKFITDPAYFMERRDTHCREGRKKEQRVMPPPPAQDPKPPEDFEAPEELVPEEELGAIEEVGTAEDGQAEETEQASEETEAWEEVEPEVDETTRMNVVVSALEASGLGPSHLDMKYVLQQLSNWQDAHSKRQQKQKVVPKDSPVQQQQTNMGGGILEPQPRVPTQDSQRLEEERATHSPSAREEEGPSGAT; this comes from the exons ATGCGCCCGAAAGAGCAGGTGCAGAGCGGTGCGGGAGACGGGACGGGGTCGGGGGACCCAGCAGCAGGCACCCCCACGACCCAGCCTGCAGTGGGTCCCGCTCCGGAGCCCTCAGCGGAGCCCAAACCTGCTCCAGCGCAGGGAACCGGGTCCGGACAGAAATCAGGATCCCGAACCAAGACAGGAAGCTTTTGTCGGTCCATGATCATTGGTGATTCGGACGCACCGTGGACCCGCTACGTATTCCAGGGGCCTTACGGTCCCCGGGCCACTGGCCTGGGCACTGGAAAGGCCGAGGGAATCTGGAAGACACCAGCCGCGTACATTGGCCGGAGGCCCGGCGTGTCCGGCCCTGAGCGTGCGGCGTTTATTCGAGAGCTGCAGGAAG CGCTGTGTCCTAATCCACCACCCACGAAGAAGATCACCGAAGATGATGTCAAAGTGATGTTGTATTTGCTGGAAGAG AAAGAACGGGACCTGAACACAGCCGCCCGGATTGGCCAGTCCCTGGTGAAACAGAACAGTATCTTGATGGAGGAGAATAATAAGCTGGAAACCATGCTGGGCTCAGCCCGGGAGGAG ATTTTACATCTCCGGAAGCAGGTGAACCTGCGAGATGACCTTCTTCAGCTCTACTCAGACtctgatgacgatgatgatgaggaagatgaggaagacgAGGAAGAGGTCGAAGAGGAGGAACGAGAAGGACAGAGGGATCAAGACCAGCAGCACGATCACCCCTATGGTGCCCCCAAGCC ACCCCCTAAGGCTGAGACAGCGCACCGCTGCCCGCAGCTGGAAGCCCTGCAGCAGAAGCTGAGGCTTCTGGAGGAAGAGAATGACCACCTGCGAGAGGAG gCCTCCCACCTTGACAACCTGGAGGACGAAGAGCAAATGCTCATTCTGGAATGTGTGGAGCAGTTCT CTGAAGCCAGCCAGCAGATGGCAGAGCTCTCGGAAGTGCTGGTGTTGAGGCTGGAAGGCTAtgagaggcagcagaaagagatcACTCAGCTGCAGGCCGAGATCACCAAGCTACAACAGCGTTGTCAGTCT TATGGGGCTCAGACTGAGAAACTGCAGCAGATGCTGGCCTCAGAGAAGGGGATCCACTCAGAG AGCCTGCGAGCTGGCTCCTACATGCAGGATTATGGGAGCAGGCCTCGTGACCGCCAGGAAGATGGGAAGAGTCATCGCCAGCGCTCCTCCATGTCCGCAGGCTCTGTCACCCACTATGGATACAGTGTGCCTCTG GATGCACTTCCAAGTTTCCCAGAGACACTGGCTGAGGAGCTCCGAACATCTCTGAGGAAGTTCATCACTGACCCTGCGTATTTCATGGAGAG ACGTGACACTCACTGCAGGGAGGGGCggaagaaggagcagagggtGATGCCACCCCCACCGGCTCAAGATCCCAAGCCACCTGAAGATTTCGAGGCTCCAGAGGAGTTGGTTcctgaggaggagctgggggcCATAGAAGAGGTGGGGACGGCTGAGGATGGGCAGGCGGAAGAGACCGAGCAGGCGTCTGAGGAGACCGAGGCCTGGGAGGAGGTGGAGCCGGAGGTGGACGAGACCACAAGGATGAATGTGGTGGTCTCCGCCCTGGAGGCCAGTGGCCTGGGCCCTTCCCACCTGGACATGAAGTATGTCCTCCAGCAACTGTCCAACTGGCAGGACGCCCACTCTAAGcggcagcagaagcagaaggtgGTCCCAAAAG ACTCCCCAGTCCAGCAGCAGCAAACAAACATGGGGGGCGGGATCCTGGAGCCGCAGCCCAGAGTGCCGACCCAGGACTctcagaggctggaggaggaaaGGGCCACTCACTCTCCCAGTGCCAGGGAGGAAGAGGGGCCTTCTGGGGCCACCTAG